Proteins encoded within one genomic window of Streptomyces sp. NBC_00523:
- the argB gene encoding acetylglutamate kinase, with amino-acid sequence MTTARKHTALPKAQILIEALPWLTRHNGKTVVIKFGGNAMIDEELKAAFAQDVVFLRHAGLKPVVVHGGGPQISAQLDKQGLVSEFKAGLRVTTPEAMDVVRMVLAGQVQRELVGLLNQHGPLAVGMTGEDAHTITAIQHRPTIDGELVDIGRVGEITAIDTGAIQALLDDGRIPVISSIARSADDNHVYNVNADTAAAALAAALNAETLMVLTDVEGLYEDWPNSDDVISRLTATELEKLLPELSSGMVPKMQGCLHAVRNGVETARVIDGRVQHSILLEIFTDEGIGTMVVPDAQGES; translated from the coding sequence ATGACGACGGCGCGGAAGCACACCGCACTCCCGAAGGCGCAGATCCTCATCGAGGCCCTGCCCTGGCTGACCCGGCACAACGGCAAGACCGTCGTCATCAAGTTCGGCGGCAACGCCATGATCGACGAGGAGCTGAAGGCGGCCTTCGCCCAGGACGTCGTCTTCCTGCGCCACGCAGGCCTCAAGCCCGTCGTCGTGCACGGCGGCGGCCCCCAGATCAGCGCCCAGCTCGACAAGCAGGGCCTGGTCAGCGAGTTCAAGGCGGGCCTGCGCGTCACCACGCCCGAGGCGATGGACGTCGTCCGCATGGTGCTCGCCGGACAGGTCCAGCGCGAACTGGTCGGCCTGCTCAACCAGCACGGGCCGCTCGCCGTCGGCATGACCGGCGAGGACGCCCACACGATCACCGCCATACAGCACCGGCCCACCATCGACGGCGAGCTCGTCGACATCGGCCGGGTCGGCGAGATCACCGCCATCGACACCGGCGCCATCCAGGCCCTGCTGGACGACGGCCGCATCCCGGTCATCTCCTCCATCGCCCGGTCCGCCGACGACAACCACGTCTACAACGTCAACGCCGACACCGCGGCCGCCGCACTCGCCGCCGCGCTGAACGCCGAGACGCTGATGGTCCTCACCGACGTCGAGGGCCTGTACGAGGACTGGCCCAACAGCGACGACGTGATCAGCCGGCTCACCGCCACCGAGCTGGAGAAGCTGCTGCCCGAGCTGTCCAGCGGCATGGTGCCGAAGATGCAGGGCTGCCTGCACGCCGTACGCAACGGGGTGGAGACCGCCCGCGTCATCGACGGCCGGGTCCAGCACTCGATCCTGCTGGAAATCTTCACCGACGAGGGAATCGGCACGATGGTCGTGCCCGACGCACAGGGGGAGTCATGA
- the argJ gene encoding bifunctional glutamate N-acetyltransferase/amino-acid acetyltransferase ArgJ: MSVTAAQGFLAAGIAAGIKENGNPDLALVVNNGPSRAAAGVFTSNRVKAAPVLWSEQVVKGGEVSAVVLNSGGANACTGPQGFQDTHATAEKAAEVLQGHSAGEIAVASTGLIGLLLPMDKLLPGIEKAAAALSEHGGEKAAIAIKTTDTVHKTAVAGGEGWTVGGMAKGAGMLAPGLATMLVVLTTDADVDAAGLDAALRDATRTTFDRVDSDGCMSTNDTVLLLASGASGIAPEQKEFAEAVRTVCDDLARQLIGDAEGASKDIRIEVVNAATEDDAVEVGRSIARNNLLKCAIHGEDPNWGRVLSAIGTTKAAFEPDALNVAINDVWVCRNGSVGEDRDLVDMRYREVRITADLAAGTESAVIWANDLTADYVHENSAYSS, from the coding sequence GTGAGCGTCACGGCAGCACAGGGATTCTTGGCGGCGGGCATCGCCGCCGGAATCAAGGAGAACGGCAACCCGGACCTGGCCCTCGTGGTCAACAACGGTCCGAGCCGCGCCGCCGCGGGCGTCTTCACCTCCAACCGCGTCAAGGCCGCGCCGGTCCTCTGGTCGGAGCAGGTCGTCAAGGGCGGCGAGGTCTCCGCCGTCGTCCTCAACTCCGGTGGCGCCAACGCCTGTACGGGCCCGCAGGGCTTCCAGGACACCCACGCCACCGCCGAGAAGGCCGCCGAGGTCCTTCAGGGCCACAGCGCGGGCGAGATCGCCGTCGCCTCCACCGGGCTCATCGGCCTCCTACTCCCCATGGACAAGCTGCTCCCGGGCATCGAGAAGGCCGCGGCGGCGCTCAGCGAGCACGGCGGCGAGAAGGCCGCCATCGCCATCAAGACCACCGACACCGTGCACAAGACCGCCGTCGCGGGCGGCGAGGGCTGGACCGTCGGCGGCATGGCCAAGGGCGCGGGCATGCTGGCCCCGGGCCTGGCCACCATGCTCGTCGTGCTCACCACCGACGCCGACGTGGACGCCGCCGGTCTGGACGCCGCCCTGCGCGACGCGACCCGCACCACCTTCGACCGGGTCGACTCCGACGGCTGCATGTCCACCAACGACACCGTGCTGCTCCTGGCCTCCGGCGCCAGCGGGATCGCCCCGGAGCAGAAGGAGTTCGCCGAGGCCGTCCGGACCGTCTGCGACGACCTGGCCCGGCAGCTCATCGGGGACGCCGAGGGCGCCTCCAAGGACATCCGGATCGAGGTCGTGAACGCCGCGACCGAGGACGACGCCGTCGAGGTGGGCCGCTCCATCGCCCGCAACAACCTCCTCAAGTGCGCCATCCACGGCGAGGACCCCAACTGGGGCCGGGTGCTCTCCGCCATCGGCACCACCAAGGCCGCCTTCGAGCCGGACGCGCTCAACGTCGCCATCAACGATGTCTGGGTCTGCCGGAACGGCTCGGTCGGCGAGGACCGCGACCTGGTCGACATGCGCTACCGCGAGGTCCGGATCACCGCCGACCTCGCCGCGGGCACCGAGTCCGCCGTCATCTGGGCCAACGACCTCACCGCGGACTACGTCCACGAGAACAGCGCGTACAGCTCATGA